In Odocoileus virginianus isolate 20LAN1187 ecotype Illinois chromosome 5, Ovbor_1.2, whole genome shotgun sequence, a single window of DNA contains:
- the SAMD13 gene encoding sterile alpha motif domain-containing protein 13 isoform X1, with protein MVNYYKVLGVPHNASSSDIKKAYHQLALRVHPDKNSENREAAEEKFKQIAEAYAVLSDAEKRDSYDNTRRHCIKREKRRDGRDKDYLKEELRFARPRCDFQGIFEDQDFFSGDCFPTDSVGGARRFHSSFFDVTPILDTGFSTFGSLGSGPNSPSSKTFVPFISGGMGNFKLVTTYSQVVNGKKVVIKKVLENVSQKTEMGKEHLFH; from the coding sequence ATGGTGAATTACTACAAAGTCCTCGGGGTGCCTCACAATGCCTCCTCCTCTGATATTAAGAAGGCCTATCACCAGTTAGCTCTTCGGGTCCACCCAGACAAGAACTCAGAAAACCGGGAGGCAGCTGAGGAGAAGTTCAAACAAATAGCAGAGGCCTATGCAGTCTTGTCAGATGCCGAGAAAAGGGACAGCTATGACAACACCAGACGGCACTGCatcaaaagggaaaagagaagagatggCAGGGACAAGGATTATTTGAAGGAGGAACTGCGCTTTGCAAGGCCACGCTGTGACTTTCAAGGCATCTTTGAAGATCAAGACTTCTTCTCAGGAGACTGTTTTCCCACTGACAGTGTGGGAGGGGCCAGGAGATTCCACTCCTCCTTCTTTGATGTGACCCCCATCCTGGACACAGGATTTTCTACTTTTGGATCCCTGGGCTCTGGGCCGAATTCCCCTTCCTCCAAGACATTTGTTCCCTTCATAAGCGGTGGAATGGGAAACTTCAAACTGGTCACCACTTACAGCCAGGTAGTGAATGGCAAGAAAGTAGTTAtaaagaaagttctagaaaatgtGAGCCAGAAGACcgaaatgggaaaagaacacCTATTTCATTAG